A window of Primulina huaijiensis isolate GDHJ02 chromosome 9, ASM1229523v2, whole genome shotgun sequence contains these coding sequences:
- the LOC140984784 gene encoding uncharacterized protein, translated as MGVDYYKILKVDKNATNDELKKAYRKLAMKWHPDKNPNNKTEAEAKFKEISEAYEVLSDSQKRAIYDQYGEEGLKGQVPPPNAGGPGGTTFFRTGDVPNVFRFSPRNANDIFAEFFGHSSPFGGMGNGNGTRGGSKFSSSMFGDDIFSSFGGDSRHMSSGPRKAPPIERLLPCSLEELYKGSTKKMKISREIADASGKTLPIQEILTIDIKPGWKKGTKITFPDKGNEEPNVIPSDLVFVIDEKPHSVFTRDGNDLVVTKKISLAEALTGYTVHLTTLDGRNLSIPINSVIHPGYEEVVRGEGMPISKEPSKKGDLRIKFNIKFPTKLTAEQRSGVKKLLPL; from the exons ATGGGTGTGGATTACTACAAGATATTGAAGGTTGACAAGAATGCAACGAACGATGAGTTGAAGAAAGCTTATCGAAAGCTGGCGATGAAGTGGCACCCCGACAAAAATCCCAACAATAAGACGGAAGCCGAGGCTAAATTCAAGGAAATTTCTGAAGCGTACGAG GTTCTAAGTGATTCCCAGAAGAGGGCAATCTATGATCAGTACGGGGAGGAGGGACTGAAAGGTCAAGTGCCCCCTCCGAATGCTGGTGGACCTGGTGGCACAACATTTTTCCGGACTGGGGACGTACCCAATGTGTTTAGATTCAGCCCCAGAAACGCCAATGACATCTTTGCAGAGTTTTTTGGCCATTCATCCCCATTCGGAGGCATGGGAAATGGTAATGGAACGAGAGGTGGTTCGAAATTTTCTAGTTCCATGTTTGGAGACGATATCTTTAGCTCCTTTGGAGGAGACAGTAGACATATGAGTTCAGGTCCTAGAAAGGCGCCACCTATTGAACGGCTCTTACCTTGCAGCTTGGAAGAACTCTACAAAGGATCTACGAAGAAGATGAAAATTTCCAGAGAAATTGCCGATGCCAGTGG AAAGACTTTACCGATACAAGAGATTTTGACAATTGACATTAAACCTGGCTGGAAAAAGGGAACAAAGATCACATTCCCAGATAAAGGAAACGAAGAACCAAACGTGATTCCTTCAGATTTGGTATTTGTAATTGACGAGAAGCCACACAGCGTGTTCACGAGGGATGGCAATGATCTTGTTGTCACGAAGAAAATATCTCTTGCTGAAGCGTTAACAGGCTACACAGTCCACTTAACCACGTTGGATGGGAGGAACTTGAGTATACCTATAAACAGTGTTATTCATCCAGGCTATGAAGAGGTGGTGCGTGGAGAAGGAATGCCGATTTCCAAAGAACCCTCGAAAAAGGGTGATCTGCGGATCAAGTTCAACATAAAATTTCCGACTAAGTTGACTGCCGAACAGAGATCTGGAGTCAAGAAATTGCTACCTCTTTAG